From Spiroplasma endosymbiont of Amphimallon solstitiale:
TCATCAATTTACACTTAAAATATTATTTTTAATTAAAAATTTGTTAAAAGTAACATTATTTAGTGTAAAAATTCTCTAAAAATAACACTTTATCATGTATCATTACTTTTCTACAAAATTAAAGAAACATTCTATGAGATTAATAGTAACATATACAGATAATATTAATCACAAAGTACAAAATAAAAGAGTAAAGGCAATTATAAGACCAACAAAAACAGTAATTGGCATTAAAAAAACTGCTGAATTTGTTAAAGAACATTGTCAAAAATTTTATGAAAATATTGAACAAGCAAAAATTATTATTTGTGGTGATAGTGCAGGATGAATTAAAGAAGTTGCTGATTATTTAGGTGCACAGTTTGTTTTAGATAAATTCCATTTAATTAGAACATTATATCTTGGTATAATGCCTGGAAATAAAGGAAAATATTTAAAAGAATATAATTACTGTAAAAATTTAATTAATAATGGTCAATATGAACAATTAATTGATTATTTATATAAAGAATTAGATAATCATAAAAAATTAAAGAAAAAATATTTTAAAAATAATAAACAAGGTATTGAAAATCAAGGTGCAAAATGAAATATTGGTTGTTTTACAGAAACAAATATTTGACATGTTTTAAAAGAAATGCTTGGTAATAGAACATATAATATTTTGATTTACATTAAAATGGTTATTTTTAAATGTAATAAGATAAATTTAGAAACATAGTTTTAATGAACATAGTAATTATTAATTATTTCACAATTTTGTATTGCATCTCAAAAATTATTATTTTTCATTTTTACTTTTAAACCAATAATGAAAAAAGTTAATGATAAAGTTATTATTGCTAAAATTGGTACCAAAATTACACAAAAAATAACTCCAATTTGTAATTGAATTCAATTGTAATAATTTCCATTACAATTAGTTATTGAACATACAGATTTGGGAGAATAACCTAAAATATGGATTATACTGGTTGTACTTAATATTCCAAATCCATTTTTTTCTAGGTTTATATATTTTTTTGTTAATAAATTGTAAATATGAGAATGATAATCACAAGAACCTATAAGAGTTAAACCTATAATCATAATTAAAATAGTAAAAATAAATAATAATACAGTTATTAACTGTAATTTTTTCAGTGTTTTAATTTTCATTTTTAAATCCTCTCTAAGTTTATTTAATAAGTTTAGCATTTACTAAAATTTAATATAAGTATTTTAGTTGAAATATATTTTAAAAAATAGTAAGATGAATGTACAATTTCATAAAAATCCAAATTATTTCTTGTCTAACATAATAATAAGACTGTATAAAATAATTTATTCCGGATTTTTGACAATCTCCCAGATATTTTCTTTAATTTTGTAGAAAAGTAATGATACATGATAAAGTGTTATTTTTAGAGAATTTTTAAACTAAATAATGTTACTTTTAACAAATTTTTAATTAAAAATAATATTTTAAGTGTAAATTGATGAATAATTTTTGGTCATCCATACTTTTCTACATAATTAAAAGATATTTTCTTAAAAAATAAATTTTTTAATCTAATTTACATTACTATACATTTATTTTTTTTAGATTTAAAACTTATTTCTTCATCATCATTAATTTTTTGATAGTTAATATTAGAAATTTTATTAATTATTTTCTTCTCATTATTTTTAAATGTTTTTATTTTTTTAATATTTTTTTTCTAAACTCTCATTGTTCTGTTCAGTCAATTTCTCAAAATTGTCATTTAAGTTTTTTACCATAATTTAAATTTCCCCTTTTTTCATTGTTTAATAAATTTATTATACACAATAAAATAAAAACTGAATTTATTAAAAACATTTAAAATATTATATTTATTAAACTTGATAAAGGTTTTAAAACATTGTTAGCATATAATTTTATTGTCATTTTCTACCTGCTTTAACATAAGGTTGCGCTCAACTTTTTACTAATTCTGTATTAGGGCGAAAAATCATTAATGATACTAATGCTATTAAATATGGAAACATACCTCATAATCAACTTGGAATATTATTACTAATAACTATAAATGTTTGTGAAG
This genomic window contains:
- a CDS encoding Mbov_0401 family ICE element transposase-like protein; this translates as MYHYFSTKLKKHSMRLIVTYTDNINHKVQNKRVKAIIRPTKTVIGIKKTAEFVKEHCQKFYENIEQAKIIICGDSAGWIKEVADYLGAQFVLDKFHLIRTLYLGIMPGNKGKYLKEYNYCKNLINNGQYEQLIDYLYKELDNHKKLKKKYFKNNKQGIENQGAKWNIGCFTETNIWHVLKEMLGNRTYNILIYIKMVIFKCNKINLET